The region GCTGTATATCTGGTGGTGATTAACAGCTTCTTGCTTGTCGTGTACAAAGGACCTATTTATAAGGTAAAGATAAACACTCGTGCTTACCGCACTCTTCTGTCATTATAACATGCTGTGTAGTGATTAGTTACTGCTCTGTCGTTTGACCAGACATCAACGGCGGCACCTGTGGCTAACATAATGTAGCATATTTCAAGTCAGTTATATTAACGTTGGCTATATCTGGTTAGCCGGAATGGGTCTGTCTCTGAAAAACTCAGATGTCTGTTGCTCTAAATAACTCATGATAGTTCGCAAAACATGCTTTCACTGCGTAGAAGATTTACATTTTGCGTTCATTTGCTAAGAAATTCatttgcaaatttttttttcctcttccggATTTGCTAAagtagcacaattcttcagtcaGCAGGTAGAACTAATTATGAAACTGAGATCAGTTAGCTGAGTTCATGGATAACAtttggcaggacttttactttctgaccccaggACTTTCCATCTCTGAAGCATAAAGTTATTTACCTTGTAGATGTCGACATTGCTTGCTCTTACCTAATGACAGCTTAATAATGCCATTATGCAAATTAATGTAGCTAATTGTCCGACTTAGCTTCAagttgtgaaataaaatgtttacatgaAGTATGTAATTCGGTGAATGACTGAAAGGAAGGGAGTAACGGATTAGGTTCACTGTCTTTCATTAAATGGACAAGAAAGTTTATTTCTGACCTGCTTTCTGATAAAGTGGTTACacttcttttaatttattatctGCACTAAGCGAACATCTTGTTTGCAAGCTACTGTAGTTAGTAAAGAGTTTTACCTGTCCTTCCAGATTACCCAAAACTGTTAGGGAACAATGTCTTACTGTCAGATTTTATcattgttctctctcttcccctacccttctccctctctcactgcccctctctgttctctcaggtTGCTGTGCGGGCTTGTTTTCTTGGCTTTACCTTTGGCTGTGGTCTGCTGATCAGTTTGAGTCAGACAACATGGACACACTTTGGCTGGTAAACTCTTCAAATTAATACTTTATGCATTGTACAGATGCATTTTGCCATTgaaattaattcatgttaaagTTAATGTAGGAAGGTCAAACAACGACTTGTAAACTTTAAAATTTAGGGCTGTCCTTTCATCCCTTCTTGTGCTTACTGTGAGCTGGACGATATTTATGTGACTTCATGTCTTTGGTTAAACGTGGTGTCAGACACTTAtggttttattgtgtttgtgtttacttgCAGGTACATGTGCTCCTTGTCCTTCTTCCACTACTCTGAATACTTGGTGACGGCCATGATTAACCCCCAAAGCCTGTCCTTAGACTCTTTCCTCCTCAACCACAGCCTGGAGTACAATGTGGCTGCTCTGTCCTCATGGCTGGAGTTTACTGTGGAGGTGCTTCTGGTCCCAGGTCTGTCCTCTGCTGagtgtggtgttcagtgtgtgtgtatccacagTTATGCTTCGTCTATCGGTGCCCTGTTAAATTTTACGTGGTGTTGATCTTAATGCCCTTGTTTGTATCCCATTTATGcctgctctgtctctgcctgtttGGTCAGTCAACATAATCAGCAAGGAATATGCCCTAATAGAGACTGTCCATCAGTTCTCTTCGACCTGAGTACAGTGTTTACTCTTTTGGTCTTTtggtttttccctttttgttaaATCCACACTTGTGTCATTTTTGATTCTgatcaaacttaaaaaaagacatatttAAAAGTCATCCCAGGGCATTCTTTGCATTACTTGTCTTCCCTGTTGTTTTAACACTGCTTgctgtgtgcgtacgtgtgtaaGAAGGCAAGAGTGAGTACAGTGtagtgtgcgctgtgtgtagagAGTGACGTCGAGCCTGTCTATGTGTGTAATGTGGAGAGAGCGAGTGTGCGCGCTGCGTGTAAAGCCTGACATCAAGCCTGTCTCCCTCCATGCCTCAGAGCTGAAGCAGTGGCGCTGGCTCAGTCTGATGGGGTTGCTGATGGTGGTGTGTGGGGAGTGCCTGAGGAAGTCTGCCATGCTGACCGCTGGCTCCAACTTCAACCACATCGTCCAGAACGAGAAGGCCCAGAGCCATGTGCTGGTGACCACTGGGGTGTACTCCTGCTTCAGGCACCCCTCCTATGTGGGCTGGTTCTACTGGAGCATCGGCACGCAGGTACCGGCATCTAGTTTTTTTACACGTCTcggagaaacaaataaaaataaaaagcaggcaCGTGTGTAAATGAGTATACAGATGAACATACTGTTCTGTTGTTACAGAGATATCTAAAGGTAGTTTGTAATCCAGGCTATTGTGTTTATTAATTCTTAATGTGTCTTTGATCTCATTTAGAAATCTCAGCCATTCCTCACTTATGTTTCACTTGCCTCAGCCTGGTCTCTGTCATTCAAagcattattgtgtgtgtgtgtgtatgtgcgtgcatgcgtgtgtgtgtgttcgtttgtttgtgtgtccatctgtttgtttgtgtgtgcgcatgtgtgtgtttgtttgtgtgtgtgtgtgtgtttgtttgtttgtttgtttgtttgtttgcaggtGGTGCTCTGTAACCCTGTGTGCGTGCTGGGCTACACGTTGGCCAGCTGGCGCTTTTTCCGGGAGCGcattgaggaggaggagatgtcgctcattctcttttttggaccagAGTACTTGGAGTACAAGCAAAAGGTGCCTACAGGCCTGCCCTTCATCCAGGGCATGTGTTTGGAGCCCTAAACTGACTGCAGGGgaagtgaaaaagaaatgataatatatttgaataaacaTGCCAAAGCCTCCTCAGGCCGGCTCTGAGTTGGGGGCAGCTGGCAGTCTAGTGACACTGTGGCTCTGCCCCCTGGCTGCATGGAGGTCCCAGTGCCTGCGCCAGGCAACCAGAGACACTGATACGctgagcactgtagagcccccCAGCAGAAGTGCCCATACCTCCCAGCGTCTCCCCGCAAACCCTCAACCAGCGACTTTCTCTTCCTGCTTCTTTACAATTTTTGTTGATTCCCTGTGCATCTCTTGAATttcttgattgttttttttttgcgttctGTTAGTTACTGATGAGTGAGTTTGAGAGCAAGAGGGCTTTTTGTTCCTGGAGAGGAACCTGTGCCTGTGAATTGGATTTGAGTCACATGAAACTGTATGAAGCCGGTTTATGATCAGATACCTCTGGCTGGAAATCAGTGTTTGTTGAGAGTTGGGACAAATATTTTCCACGGTCACAAAtgataaatgtttgtttgtagGAATGCTGCGGGGTTGTTAGTGGTAATTTGTGAAGGTATACCAAGATTTTACCGTAATTGCTTTGGCACATGTTACCAGTGAGTGGATCTGGAATAATTGTGCAGATTATATAAAGTTGCACTCTCCACAGTGTTTGATTGAAAAGTGGAACCTGGCTATAGCTAAGAAAATCTGTGTTTGTGGCGCAAATGCAAGGAGCCGTTGGCTGTTTTTCCATGTAGCAGAAGCTGGTACCAAGTTGTTTTGCGTGCTTAAATGTTACGCTCTAAATGCACACCgtgagtttattttatttttttcacaccaATACTGTGCAAATTTTTGCCACTTACTGTAAATAATGCAATGGTCttgaggaggagaaaaagatGTACAATGTCCATTACTACTTGTAAAATGACACCTCAAATGTCTCAGACTGGGTCTAAACAGTGGGCATCACCATTTCCTGACTCCTTGTGTGAGCTCTAAACTTTTACACAATTAATGGGCATTATTCCACACTCTTCTCtatgttctctctgtgtcacaAAGATTTTTAAGTTTGAAACTTTATTTAtggttttgttttacatttttattgattttttttatttttttattctgattttttaaatgctgtggcTGAGGGGGAAAAATTAAGTAGGCTAAACAGCTGCAAAATAACATGAGAAGAAACATTGCTGGATGTGATCATTCCACTAAGCTCCGCAGTAAAACGTTTGAAGAGATTCTGATCCTGGATATTGCTGGCTTCATCTGGGTCTTTTTCCAGTTGCCTCAAATCATCACTTTTGACAGTGAGGTTTACAGTGAGGTTTGTGGTGAGTGGAAGGCTTCATGTAATTACCTTTACTGTTTCACATAGACAGGGAGCTGTGTGTGGCCTGATATTGGTGGATTTTGGTTTGATGATTTTAATACCATACTGCGTACCTGATTTCATTTGAATCCTGGTTACAAAGTAATCAAACAAACATGGATTGCCTTCATTGTTCTGAATCTGTCAGTGCTTTCATGACCGTTTTTGATTGTAATTACTCACTACAttggtgaaatgtttttaactgtaTTGTAATAAAAGTTATTGTTTTGGGGAAGCGGTACAAAAAGGAacttgtttgaatgtttttgacaGGACTCAGTAGGTTTCAGGTGGTGCAGATGATTaagattttgaatttaaatcTGATCTTTtaggaattacatttttcactCCTGATTTGAAGAATTCAcacctgtatatgtgtgttcacATCTGAACAGTCACAAGATACCAAATAATCTGCACTCAGTTTTGCTGTAGAGAAGAGGTATGTTTTGGCATATTGCTTTGGCTTGTGGATGTGAATAATAAAGTGTATAAAAGTTTCTTATTTAATGTATAGCATTGAATGTGGATCTTTAAGTATGTATTGTTTGGAGTAATGTGTCTGTTTTAaccaaaaatgtgaaattagtGCAAAATCCATTTCTGTTCAAATAAGAGCACCGTCCATTTGTATATAGCTCATGAAAAATTCCCTCTAGGTTTGAAACAATTTCTGGTCTAATTCAGCCGTTGTGTTTAAGTACACAGAAAAAGCCTTGAAGTCAAACTTCGCTGTTTTAGCGTTGTAGTCCAATCTCCTCCAGCATTACCTCATCAGATTTGCTCATGATGACATTTCCTGTGGTCACTACACTAGATAAGCAATATGCATGCATGAAACAAAGCTTTGCACAGTTCATAAAAGTACCACAGAAAATAGCTTTTGCTCCTTGGACTCCTTGTGTCTGGATTTAAATAACATTGATTACTGTGTATTCCAAGAGATCAAATGAATTTTGATCAGACACTAGCTCTCATCACTGCTGTTAGTTTTGAAATATAGATAAAACCTGCTCCTGTCAAAACAGGAACTCTTAACAGATCTAGTCATGCAGGGGAGTTTCATAAGTTGGTAACTTCCTGAAGCATTTGTCTTTGTGGTTGTCATCTGGACTTTGTCTATTTGACAAtgctttggatgtttttttttttttgcaggcttAATGACACATAACACTTCAGGTAACTCCATCGAACCTTTCATTAATTCTGAATTTTTGGTAGTACTTGTAGTTGAGGGTATGCCTTGGTCTGCAAGCCCCATTCTGGGAATCAATATGTTCAAATCTTTCATGCTGTACATAGAGGATGCTATGAGACATGGTTGTAGACAACTCCTgacaaaatcaaaacataacAGCACTCTTGTGAAATTCAATTTAAGCCTTGTAGTGATGCGGCCAGCTTCACCCATGCTTCCTGCTTTTCTGGTCTATTTCCTGTCACTGCTTGAATAATAGGCTCTGATAGGCTACTGAATGTTCCAGCTTCTAAGTTTGTAAAATACTGAGGTTTGGGCCATTGCCTTATCTGGAACATCTAAAAGAGCCAAATTTTATAAATAAGGTTGTTCTTTTTGAGAACTATACAGTGTTTTCAAGATAATCtttacacacacagggcctcattcacaaaacgtgtacgatcacatttgatcgtaaactgcgtCTAAGAACGTTTCCaggaacatttcggcattcatcatttaaaaaaaaatctgtatatatTCATGGCTGTTTCTTCATACAAATCACAtggaacaggattgtgcattaAATTTACAAACAACCAACATTCATCATCTCATGCACCTGGGATAGGCACAAATACAAAAGTCTCcgcatgtgtcatgaatctcattggTTTTttgtaagaacatttttaagaacaaaagtaagaataatgtAAGAAgatttttgtgaatgagaccCATTGGGCTTAATTCCCAGTCCCACTAATCACATTGGTGTGCTTtattatgttttcataattCAGGTACAGTTCAAAAGTAACCTCAGTGTAATTGATTaaacaaaatcagaaaaaaagacaaagttGTTCTGCATGGAAAGTTGTTGCCTCAATTCACTGTTTGACAGTTGGAAGACATCTAGTGGTCAAAATATACAGTgccataaaaaagtatttaccccCTTCTTGaattcctctattattgcatatttatcacactGAATGGGTTCAGATGGctatttgataactttttttcattaaataaataaaataataattttaaaaatgagttttgcgTTTACT is a window of Anguilla anguilla isolate fAngAng1 chromosome 13, fAngAng1.pri, whole genome shotgun sequence DNA encoding:
- the LOC118211252 gene encoding protein-S-isoprenylcysteine O-methyltransferase-like, which encodes MVVALRNLAMFRETALSNMAGSKTVLEGRVSIKSFILGFCVILIPIISSLTSHVSWVSDYLTGAGGKVTIAVYLVVINSFLLVVYKGPIYKVAVRACFLGFTFGCGLLISLSQTTWTHFGWYMCSLSFFHYSEYLVTAMINPQSLSLDSFLLNHSLEYNVAALSSWLEFTVEVLLVPELKQWRWLSLMGLLMVVCGECLRKSAMLTAGSNFNHIVQNEKAQSHVLVTTGVYSCFRHPSYVGWFYWSIGTQVVLCNPVCVLGYTLASWRFFRERIEEEEMSLILFFGPEYLEYKQKVPTGLPFIQGMCLEP